GGTGTGAGCAGATGATTTCTTTCTGCACATGTATAATTACCTGATCTTTTTGTGATTTATTGGACCTTGTTTCAATGTTTGTTAGGTCCCCGTTGGGAGGGCTACCCTTGGACGCATCATAAATGTTATTGGTGAACCAATTGATGAGAAGGGTGAAATAAGTAAGCTTATGTGGATCCGTTCAATATTTCTCATTTTGTATGGTAGTTGCCATTTTTCTAATTATTATTTCTAATAACTCTCTTTTCGTTCATAAATAGCGACCAATCACTTCCTTCCCATCCATCGTGAGGCGCCAGCTTTTGTTGAGCAGGCGACTGAACAGCAGATTCTTGTTACTGGAATTAAGGTACAGTTTGTTCTTCCTGGAGTTCACTTTATATTTGATGCGATTTTTAATTGGAGATGGTGGATTGTAAGAAGTTTAGGTTTGATATTCTATCCTAATCAATGTGTTATGCGATTTTTGCTGCTATCAACAGGTTGTTGATCTTCTGGCGCCCTATCAGAGGGGAGGAAAGATTGGACTGTTTGGTGGTGCTGGTGTTGGAAAAACTGTACTtatcatggaattgatcaacAATGTTGCTAAAGCTCATGGTTTGTTTTAAGAGTGTTCATTCCTtgaaattttgattaaaaattatTGTATTCATTAAATTTCTTTCTGCCAGGTGGTTTCTCTGTCTTTGCTGGTGTTGGAGAACGTACCCGCGAGGGCAATGACTTGTACAGGGAAATGATTGAGAGTGGTGTTATTAAGCTTGGTGACAAGCAGGTCGCTGTCACATTTTCAATTTTGTTCTACGTTCATGCATTATTTTTCCTCTTTTGAGGCCTGCAATTCTCAGTTAGTGATTCTGGATGGCAGAGTGAGAGCAAGTGTGCTCTTGTGTATGGGCAAATGAATGAGCCTCCAGGTGCTCGTGCACGTGTTGGTTTGACTGGTTTGACAGTTGCAGAGCACTTCCGAGATGCTGAAGGACAAGATGTGCTTCTCTTTATTGACAACATTTTCAGGTTTACCCAGGTAAGCTTGCAGGAAATTGAAGTTGCTGAAGTCTTTTCCTGGTATTGCATCTCTATGATTGTGGCCTAGTTTCACATATTCTCATAATCATTCAGGCGAACTCTGAAGTGTCTGCCTTGCTTGGTCGTATCCCATCTGCTGTCGGTTACCAACCAACTCTGGCTACTGATCTTGGAGGGCTGCAAGAACGTATCACAACAACAAAGAAGGGTTCCATTACCTCAGTGCAAGCTATTTATGTGCCCGCCGATGACTTGACAGATCCAGCTCCAGCAACTACCTTTGCCCATCTTGATGCTACAACTGTGTTGTCCCGACAGGTTTGTTTAGTAGATGTTTTTGGAAAATATTTCTTAAGTTATTTTTGCTGTGTCTAAAGGTTATTTTCCTAACTTGGCTGGTTTTCCCTGAATAGATTTCTGAGCTTGGTATCTATCCTGCCGTTGATCCTTTGGACTCCACATCTAGAATGCTTTCGCCGCATGTATTAGGAGAGGAGCACTATAACACTGCTCGTGGTGTTCAGAAGGTTCTTCAGAATTATAAGAATCTCCAGGATATTATTGCAATTTTGGGAATGGATGAGCTCAGTGAAGATGACAAATTGACCGTGGCTCGTGCTCGAAAGATTCAACGGTTCCTGAGTCAACCTTTCCATGTCGCTGAAGTTTTCACGGGTGCACCTGGAAAGTATGTCGAATTGAAAGAGAGTGTTAACAGCTTCCAGGTGAGTAGATCATTTTAATAGGGATGCAAACCATTTGTTGCTTATAACCTTATATTAGGCAAAGGGCATATCaggattataaaatttaattgaggaaaatTTTGAATGAGTGTTCACCTATGCACATACACCTCATGTTCTGGATTCTAGTGGCTTACAGTGTACTATTTTGTCCTTGTCAGATGTGTACATGTAATTCTTTTAACAAGCTGAAGTGTTAGATTAAGTGACAATGGGAGCATGTTGCTAAAGCTGTTTTCATATTCTGCATGGGctattatattttgttatagGCAGACCTAAATCTGCTTCTAATTTGACCATGCTTGT
This portion of the Phoenix dactylifera cultivar Barhee BC4 chromosome 11, palm_55x_up_171113_PBpolish2nd_filt_p, whole genome shotgun sequence genome encodes:
- the LOC103715166 gene encoding ATP synthase subunit beta, mitochondrial encodes the protein MASRRVLSSLLRSSARRSPVPKSAFPTPRSPSPSPISRPSPAGFLLSRAVQYATAAAAQAPSSPPSPAKATGGPSGKITDEFTGAGAIGSVCQVIGAVVDVRFDEGLPPILTALEVLDNSIRLVLEVAQHLGENMVRTIAMDGTEGLVRGQRVLNTGSPITVPVGRATLGRIINVIGEPIDEKGEITTNHFLPIHREAPAFVEQATEQQILVTGIKVVDLLAPYQRGGKIGLFGGAGVGKTVLIMELINNVAKAHGGFSVFAGVGERTREGNDLYREMIESGVIKLGDKQSESKCALVYGQMNEPPGARARVGLTGLTVAEHFRDAEGQDVLLFIDNIFRFTQANSEVSALLGRIPSAVGYQPTLATDLGGLQERITTTKKGSITSVQAIYVPADDLTDPAPATTFAHLDATTVLSRQISELGIYPAVDPLDSTSRMLSPHVLGEEHYNTARGVQKVLQNYKNLQDIIAILGMDELSEDDKLTVARARKIQRFLSQPFHVAEVFTGAPGKYVELKESVNSFQGVLDGKYDDLPEQSFYMVGGIEEVIAKAEKIAKESAT